From a region of the Gemmatimonadaceae bacterium genome:
- a CDS encoding sugar ABC transporter permease: MARLSIPSEANTAAWFFLAPALLLIGVFFFLPVAASLVLSVTDFDLYGIADPGNTRFVGLQNYSKLLQTPDFWAALRNTFYFAFVGGPLTIAVALGAALLLSSKLVRFKGFFRTIYFTPFVTTLVAVAIVWRYLYHTRYGLINYGLSYVGIGPIDWLGDPDWAMPAIILMAVWKSFGYNMLIFIAGLQSIPEELYDAAEIDGAGPIRRFFSITLPMLMPTLVFVSVVTMIGYFQLFAEPYVMTQGGPLRSTTSVVLLMYEEGFRWWRMGYAAAIAFVLFVVILIATLLQFRLQKERA, from the coding sequence ATGGCCCGGCTCAGCATACCGTCCGAAGCCAACACGGCCGCATGGTTTTTCCTGGCACCCGCACTCCTCCTGATCGGCGTCTTCTTCTTCCTCCCCGTCGCCGCGTCATTGGTCCTCAGCGTCACGGACTTCGATCTCTACGGAATTGCGGACCCCGGTAACACACGCTTTGTGGGCCTTCAGAACTATTCGAAGCTCCTGCAGACGCCGGATTTCTGGGCCGCGCTGAGAAACACATTCTACTTCGCCTTCGTCGGCGGCCCGCTCACCATAGCCGTCGCGCTCGGCGCCGCGCTTCTGCTGAGCTCGAAGCTGGTTCGCTTCAAGGGTTTCTTTCGGACGATCTACTTCACGCCCTTCGTAACGACGCTGGTCGCGGTCGCGATCGTCTGGCGCTACCTGTATCACACCCGTTACGGCCTGATCAACTACGGGCTCTCCTACGTCGGCATCGGTCCAATCGACTGGCTCGGCGATCCTGACTGGGCGATGCCCGCGATAATCCTCATGGCTGTGTGGAAGAGCTTCGGCTACAACATGCTGATCTTCATCGCCGGCCTTCAAAGCATTCCGGAAGAACTGTACGACGCGGCGGAGATCGACGGCGCCGGTCCGATTCGCCGCTTCTTCAGCATCACTCTGCCGATGCTCATGCCCACGCTGGTGTTCGTCTCGGTCGTCACGATGATCGGATACTTCCAGCTGTTCGCCGAGCCTTACGTCATGACGCAGGGTGGACCTTTGAGGAGCACGACGAGCGTCGTACTCCTCATGTATGAGGAAGGCTTCCGGTGGTGGCGAATGGGATACGCTGCGGCAATCGCATTCGTTCTCTTCGTCGTGATACTGATCGCCACGCTTCTCCAGTTCCGGCTTCAGAAGGAGCGTGCATGA
- a CDS encoding carbohydrate ABC transporter permease, whose protein sequence is MSSRESVMDSARQRERITRVLLYTLLVIGAVLALLPMVWMVSASLMPSGEASSFPPHFFPSRPTLEHYTDLFTRLNLGRYLLNSAFVALVVTSASLIINAMAGYAFAKLRFRGRDRLFRALSTGLVLPVQVAMLPLFLLLKNMGLINTYWGVIIPGLASIFGIFLVRQYALAIPDEMLDAARVDGASEFRIFWSIVVPGIMPILATLSIWTFLATWNDFMWPLIVLSDASHYTLPVALANLSGEHVQDIELMMAGSVLTVIPVMLVFLFLQRYYIQGVMAGSVKG, encoded by the coding sequence ATGAGCTCTCGTGAGAGCGTCATGGACTCGGCTCGCCAGCGCGAGCGTATCACTCGCGTTTTGCTCTACACTCTCCTCGTGATCGGTGCCGTGCTCGCGCTTCTGCCGATGGTATGGATGGTCTCGGCGTCGCTCATGCCTTCGGGCGAAGCGAGCTCCTTTCCTCCGCATTTCTTCCCGAGCAGACCAACGCTCGAGCACTACACCGATCTCTTCACGCGCCTGAACCTCGGCAGGTATCTCCTCAACAGCGCCTTCGTGGCTCTGGTCGTCACGTCCGCGTCGCTCATCATCAACGCTATGGCGGGATACGCGTTCGCGAAGCTCCGTTTCCGAGGGCGTGACCGGCTCTTTCGTGCCCTCTCGACAGGCCTCGTTCTACCCGTTCAAGTGGCAATGCTGCCGCTCTTTCTGCTCCTGAAGAATATGGGGCTGATCAACACCTACTGGGGTGTGATCATCCCCGGGCTTGCCAGCATCTTCGGCATCTTCCTCGTCCGTCAGTACGCGCTCGCCATCCCGGACGAGATGCTGGATGCCGCACGTGTGGACGGGGCTTCGGAGTTCCGGATCTTCTGGTCCATCGTTGTTCCCGGAATCATGCCGATTCTGGCAACGCTTTCGATCTGGACGTTCCTCGCCACCTGGAACGACTTCATGTGGCCGCTCATCGTACTGAGCGATGCTTCGCACTACACACTGCCAGTCGCTCTCGCCAACCTCTCCGGCGAGCATGTGCAGGACATCGAGCTGATGATGGCGGGTTCGGTGCTGACCGTCATCCCGGTAATGCTCGTTTTTCTGTTCCTGCAGCGGTACTACATCCAGGGCGTGATGGCGGGAAGCGTCAAGGGATGA
- a CDS encoding GH1 family beta-glucosidase yields the protein MSDSPRFPDDFLWGAATSAYQIEGSPLADGAGPSIWHRFSHTPGLTENGDTGDFACDHYRRYKADVALMADLGLKAYRFSISWSRILPDGFGRVNKKGIDFYSRLVDALVTRGIKPNATLYHWDLPAALDDRGGWLNRDVAGWFSDYATIMFEALGDRIPMWSTINEPWVVSDGGYLYGKLAPGHRNLFEAPIVSHNLLRTHGAAVEAFRASDASKEGRIGLVVNLEPKYAASDRPEDIAATNRSDAYWNRQYLDPVFFGRYPDEMREIFGEAWPDFPEDDMKSIAQPLDFLGVNYYTRSVCRYDVERPPVHAGGVPQIESVHTETGWEVHAPALTRVLLWVTERYGDIPLYVTENGAAFYDPPAPVDGRVNDPLRVAYLRDHLNAAREAIRQGVRLCGYYVWSLLDNFEWSHGYSRRFGIVHVNYDTQQRTIKSSGKYYSKVVRTNGAAIDD from the coding sequence ATGAGTGATTCGCCCCGATTTCCGGATGATTTTCTGTGGGGCGCGGCGACGTCGGCGTATCAAATCGAAGGATCGCCGCTCGCCGATGGAGCGGGACCCAGCATCTGGCACCGTTTCTCCCATACACCGGGGCTGACTGAAAACGGAGACACCGGCGACTTCGCCTGCGACCACTATCGCCGTTACAAAGCCGACGTCGCGCTGATGGCCGATTTGGGTCTCAAAGCCTACAGATTCAGCATCTCGTGGAGCCGGATACTTCCGGACGGATTCGGGCGAGTGAATAAGAAAGGAATCGATTTCTATTCGCGTCTCGTCGATGCGCTTGTTACGCGCGGCATCAAGCCCAACGCCACGCTTTATCACTGGGACCTGCCGGCGGCATTGGATGATCGCGGCGGCTGGCTGAATCGCGACGTGGCTGGCTGGTTCAGCGACTACGCGACGATCATGTTCGAAGCTCTCGGTGATCGGATTCCGATGTGGAGCACGATAAACGAGCCATGGGTGGTGAGCGATGGAGGATATCTCTATGGCAAGCTCGCTCCCGGTCACCGGAATCTGTTCGAGGCGCCGATTGTGTCGCACAATCTGCTGCGAACGCATGGAGCAGCGGTGGAGGCGTTTCGCGCGTCGGACGCGTCGAAGGAAGGACGGATCGGTCTCGTTGTAAACCTCGAGCCGAAGTACGCGGCCTCTGATCGACCCGAGGACATCGCGGCGACGAATCGTTCGGATGCCTATTGGAACCGGCAGTATCTCGACCCGGTGTTCTTCGGGCGATATCCCGACGAGATGAGGGAGATATTCGGTGAGGCGTGGCCCGATTTTCCGGAAGACGACATGAAATCCATCGCGCAGCCGCTCGATTTCCTTGGCGTCAACTACTACACGCGGAGCGTCTGCCGGTACGATGTGGAGAGGCCACCGGTGCACGCTGGTGGCGTTCCACAAATCGAGAGCGTTCACACTGAGACCGGCTGGGAGGTGCATGCGCCGGCGCTCACGCGCGTGCTGCTGTGGGTGACGGAGCGCTACGGCGACATTCCCCTCTATGTCACTGAGAACGGGGCTGCGTTTTATGATCCGCCGGCGCCGGTCGACGGACGAGTCAACGATCCGCTGAGAGTCGCCTACCTGCGTGACCATTTGAATGCGGCACGGGAAGCAATACGCCAGGGGGTACGGCTGTGCGGCTATTATGTGTGGTCGCTTCTCGACAATTTTGAGTGGAGTCACGGATACTCGCGCCGCTTCGGGATCGTACACGTGAACTACGACACGCAGCAACGGACGATCAAGTCGAGCGGGAAATACTACTCCAAGGTCGTTCGAACGAATGGAGCAGCCATAGACGATTGA